From the Ictalurus furcatus strain D&B chromosome 19, Billie_1.0, whole genome shotgun sequence genome, one window contains:
- the ascl1a gene encoding achaete-scute homolog 1a, producing MDIAAKMDLSLEQAQFVAPACFFATAASQSLSPSDSTGKSASKQAKRQRSTSPELLRCKRRLSFAGFGYSLPQQQPHAVARRNERERNRVKLVNNGFATLREHVPNGAANKKMSKVETLRSAVEYIRALQQLLDEHDAVSAAFQSGVLSPSVAHSYSNDMNSMAGSPVSSYSSDEGSYDPLSPEEQELLDFTSWF from the coding sequence ATGGACATCGCAGCCAAGATGGACCTAAGTTTGGAGCAGGCTCAGTTCGTGGCGCCCGCGTGCTTCTTCGCCACCGCCGCATCTCAGAGTCTGAGCCCGAGCGACAGCACCGGCAAGTCAGCATCCAAACAGGCCAAGAGACAGCGCTCGACCTCGCCGGAGCTGCTGCGCTGCAAGCGGCGCCTGAGCTTCGCGGGTTTCGGCTACAGCCTGCCGCAGCAGCAGCCGCACGCCGTGGCGCGGCGCAACGAGCGCGAGCGCAACCGGGTCAAGCTGGTCAACAACGGCTTCGCGACGCTGCGCGAGCACGTGCCCAACGGCGCGGCCAACAAGAAGATGAGCAAAGTGGAGACGCTGCGCTCTGCAGTCGAGTACATCCGCGCCCTGCAGCAGCTGCTCGACGAGCACGACGCCGTGAGCGCAGCCTTCCAGTCGGGCGTCCTGTCTCCCAGCGTCGCGCACAGCTACTCCAACGACATGAACTCCATGGCCGGCTCGCCGGTCTCCTCATATTCCTCTGACGAAGGATCCTACGACCCGCTCAGTCCCGAAGAGCAGGAGCTCCTAGATTTCACCAGCTGGTTCTGA